A single genomic interval of Clostridia bacterium harbors:
- a CDS encoding Ig-like domain-containing protein: MVLVRNLFLHFPSLRLSSLAVVFTLTAAALASAGTVTISSPASNSSVTAPIRVVASASSSRSITAIKIYLDGNGVYTIKSTSKIDTKISASVGSHRITVKAWDSSGASFSSSVYAKVTSTTSGSTGGSTTVPSTAAVFSRIEQMSGWGSCTSCAGGGEQAIYKMSQNQSSPSLDGNSAKFFLGGSTSFSHGLWWRRMSSNSTATHFVFDMYYYMNNPSASQGLEFAANQSKDNKWYKFSTQCTWGKNEWRVWDSKNGGWVGTGIACNRPPAYSWQHVTFEYARSNGKAVFVSITVNGKKSYPNKSFYPQAKSGNGSVGIHFQLNGNRAQTDYNVWADKMTLKYW; the protein is encoded by the coding sequence ATGGTTCTCGTTCGCAATCTATTTCTTCATTTTCCTTCACTCCGGCTCAGTTCGCTGGCGGTCGTCTTCACGCTGACCGCTGCCGCCCTCGCGTCCGCGGGCACCGTGACCATCAGTTCGCCCGCTTCCAACTCGTCGGTCACCGCGCCGATCCGTGTCGTCGCCTCGGCATCGTCCTCGCGCTCGATTACGGCGATAAAGATTTATTTGGATGGAAACGGCGTTTACACAATCAAATCCACGTCCAAGATCGATACGAAGATATCTGCGTCCGTTGGCAGCCATCGCATAACGGTAAAGGCGTGGGACAGCTCTGGTGCGTCCTTCAGTTCGTCCGTGTATGCCAAGGTAACAAGCACCACCTCTGGTTCCACCGGGGGCTCGACCACAGTCCCGAGCACGGCGGCCGTGTTTAGCAGGATCGAGCAGATGTCCGGGTGGGGCAGCTGCACCTCTTGCGCCGGCGGCGGCGAGCAGGCGATCTACAAGATGAGCCAGAATCAGTCATCGCCCTCTCTTGATGGCAATTCGGCTAAGTTCTTTCTGGGCGGTTCCACCTCTTTCTCCCACGGCCTGTGGTGGCGTCGCATGTCGTCGAACTCCACCGCCACGCACTTCGTTTTCGATATGTACTACTACATGAACAATCCTTCTGCGTCGCAGGGCCTGGAGTTCGCTGCCAACCAGTCGAAGGACAACAAGTGGTACAAATTTTCAACCCAGTGCACCTGGGGCAAGAATGAGTGGAGGGTATGGGATTCGAAGAACGGCGGCTGGGTAGGTACCGGAATTGCCTGCAACCGTCCCCCGGCCTATAGCTGGCAGCATGTCACCTTTGAATACGCTCGCTCCAACGGTAAGGCAGTCTTCGTCTCCATCACCGTCAACGGCAAAAAGAGCTATCCCAACAAGAGCTTCTACCCGCAAGCGAAGTCGGGCAACGGCTCCGTCGGAATCCATTTCCAGCTGAACGGCAACAGAGCCCAAACGGACTACAACGTATGGGCTGACAAGATGACTCTCAAGTATTGGTAG